In the Haloferula helveola genome, one interval contains:
- the fumC gene encoding class II fumarate hydratase, translating to MKTRLESDSLGSVEVREDRYWGAQTQRSLTNFPIGSDRMPIRLIHALGLVKRAVAETNRELGLIPADIGRAIADAAQEVFDGKWDKHFPLSVWQTGSGTQTNMNVNEVVANRANEILGGELGSKDPVHPNDHVNRSQSSNDVFPTAMHISAVAEARRVLLPGLEMLRRALEAKSGEFSHIVKTGRTHCQDATPLTLGQEFSGYARQVELGVVRVEAALAGLHELALGGTAVGTGLNTVEGFAERAIARLAELTGEPFVPAGNRFEAIAAHDAVVAMSGALKSVAASLFKIANDLRLLGSGPRCGLGELELPANEPGSSIMPGKVNPTQCEALTQVCIEVMGNDAAIGMAGSQGQFELNTFKPVMIHNLLRSIRLLGDASASFTERCVEGIRANETRIRESLERSLMSVTALVPEIGYDKAAEIAKAAHRNGTTLREEVLASGVVDASRFDRLMDFEAMTRPSPD from the coding sequence ATGAAGACGCGTCTTGAATCGGACAGTCTCGGGTCGGTTGAAGTCAGGGAGGACCGCTACTGGGGCGCTCAGACCCAGCGGTCGCTCACGAATTTCCCGATCGGTTCCGATCGCATGCCGATTCGGTTGATCCATGCTCTCGGGCTGGTGAAGCGCGCCGTCGCCGAGACGAATCGGGAACTGGGACTGATCCCGGCAGACATCGGCAGGGCGATTGCCGATGCCGCTCAGGAAGTGTTCGACGGCAAGTGGGACAAGCACTTTCCGTTGTCGGTCTGGCAAACGGGCTCCGGTACGCAGACCAACATGAATGTCAACGAGGTGGTTGCGAACCGGGCCAACGAGATTCTCGGTGGGGAACTTGGCAGCAAGGACCCGGTCCATCCGAATGACCACGTCAATCGGTCCCAGTCATCGAACGACGTTTTCCCGACAGCGATGCATATCTCGGCTGTTGCAGAAGCTCGCCGGGTTTTGCTGCCCGGGCTGGAGATGCTGCGGAGGGCGCTGGAAGCGAAATCCGGGGAGTTTTCCCACATCGTCAAGACCGGCAGAACCCACTGCCAGGACGCCACGCCGCTCACCCTTGGGCAGGAGTTCAGCGGCTACGCGCGGCAGGTCGAATTGGGAGTGGTGAGGGTAGAGGCAGCGCTCGCCGGACTTCACGAGCTCGCCCTCGGAGGAACCGCGGTGGGAACGGGCCTGAATACGGTGGAAGGGTTCGCCGAGCGGGCGATTGCCCGTCTCGCCGAGCTCACGGGAGAGCCGTTTGTTCCTGCCGGGAACCGCTTCGAAGCCATCGCCGCCCACGATGCGGTGGTGGCCATGTCGGGTGCACTGAAGTCGGTGGCTGCCTCGCTTTTCAAGATCGCGAACGACCTTCGCCTGCTCGGATCGGGTCCCCGGTGCGGCTTGGGAGAACTTGAACTTCCGGCAAACGAACCGGGATCATCGATCATGCCGGGTAAGGTCAACCCGACCCAGTGCGAAGCTCTGACCCAGGTTTGCATCGAGGTGATGGGAAACGATGCGGCGATCGGGATGGCCGGAAGTCAGGGACAGTTCGAGTTGAACACCTTCAAGCCGGTGATGATTCACAATCTTCTGCGTTCCATCCGGTTGCTGGGCGACGCGTCCGCCAGCTTCACGGAGCGATGCGTCGAAGGGATACGGGCCAACGAGACCCGTATCCGGGAGTCGCTCGAGCGCAGTCTGATGTCGGTGACGGCTCTGGTGCCCGAAATCGGCTACGACAAGGCGGCCGAGATCGCCAAGGCTGCGCACCGGAACGGAACGACGCTCCGGGAAGAGGTGCTGGCGAGTGGGGTTGTCGACGCGAGCCGTTTCGACCGACTGATGGATTTCGAGGCGATGACCCGGCCATCGCCGGATTAA
- a CDS encoding response regulator transcription factor yields MEGRSGSGDRPLLVIDDDRKLCALIRDYLSPLGWTVEMRHTGPEGLEEAKSGDYDAVILDVMMPGMDGFEVLRELRKHSNVPVLMLTAMGEEADRIVGLEMGADDYLPKTFSSRELLARLRAVTRRAVLEDPAAEEQVDLVAGDLRLNESTHVATLGDDVLELTALEFAILATLMKAKGRVKTRESLLEDVSERRFDVFDRSIDVHISQLRRKLGDDARHPRYIVTVRGVGYKLGDVERS; encoded by the coding sequence ATGGAAGGCCGATCAGGTTCAGGAGACCGACCGCTCCTTGTCATTGACGATGACCGAAAGCTGTGTGCCCTGATTCGGGACTATCTCTCTCCACTCGGTTGGACCGTGGAGATGCGGCACACGGGGCCCGAGGGGCTTGAGGAAGCCAAATCTGGGGACTACGATGCGGTCATTCTCGACGTGATGATGCCGGGCATGGACGGATTCGAGGTCCTTCGCGAACTGCGCAAGCATTCCAATGTTCCGGTGCTGATGTTGACCGCGATGGGGGAAGAGGCGGACCGGATTGTCGGGCTGGAGATGGGAGCCGACGACTATTTGCCGAAGACGTTTTCCAGTAGGGAACTGCTCGCGCGACTGAGGGCGGTTACGCGTCGGGCAGTCCTCGAGGATCCGGCTGCCGAGGAGCAGGTCGACCTCGTGGCGGGTGACCTCCGTCTGAATGAGTCGACCCATGTCGCGACACTGGGGGACGACGTTCTCGAACTGACCGCCTTGGAGTTCGCCATCCTGGCGACGTTGATGAAAGCGAAGGGCCGGGTGAAAACCCGGGAGTCGCTGCTGGAAGACGTTTCGGAACGGAGGTTCGATGTGTTCGACCGCTCGATCGACGTGCACATCTCCCAACTCCGCCGCAAGCTTGGCGACGATGCCCGGCATCCCCGCTATATCGTCACGGTCCGCGGTGTCGGTTACAAACTAGGTGACGTCGAGAGGTCATGA
- a CDS encoding cytochrome-c peroxidase: protein MKTPTALCLAAISAVASAAETAEGVLDLTRPEAYADQPVPAYINRDNTPPGNPITDLGATLGRVLFYDKRLSRNDSISCSSCHQQEHAFSDLAIASTGVAGTTGRHSMRLVNSRFAAERRFFWDERAVTLEDQTTRPIQDHVEMGFSGADGDPGFADLVDKLSSIEEYQVLFTAVYGDEGVTEQRVQQSLAQFIRSIQSFDSKYDEGRTIVGNDGPPFPNFTPAENRGKQLFLAPPGQGAGCAGCHRPPEFDIDPNSGNNGVVGSFSGGNDFAVTRSPSLRDLVDENGAPHGGFMHTAQFATLAQVINHYNAIPAVVTGLDRRLTRPGGPGQPPQPQRLNLTVQERGDLEAFLETLTGSSIYTDPKWSDPYGADGLLSLVVLPSEGLGIQFAGSGASRGLTVRMTGVPNVDYVFQWSNQLDSWNSFPVTADPNGNVVVAIPAPEGQPNGFYRFAYEPEAAE from the coding sequence ATGAAAACCCCAACCGCCCTCTGTCTTGCCGCCATTTCCGCTGTTGCCTCGGCCGCCGAAACCGCCGAGGGGGTCCTCGACCTGACCCGGCCCGAGGCCTACGCGGACCAGCCGGTTCCGGCGTACATCAATCGGGACAACACGCCGCCCGGGAATCCGATCACCGATCTCGGGGCGACGTTGGGACGCGTGCTTTTCTACGACAAGCGGCTGTCTCGAAATGATTCGATCTCCTGCTCGTCCTGCCATCAGCAGGAACACGCGTTCTCCGATCTGGCGATTGCCAGCACGGGTGTGGCCGGCACGACCGGGAGGCACTCGATGCGACTGGTGAACTCCCGCTTTGCCGCGGAACGTCGGTTCTTCTGGGATGAGCGGGCGGTGACCTTGGAGGACCAGACGACGAGGCCGATCCAGGATCACGTGGAGATGGGCTTCAGCGGCGCCGATGGCGATCCGGGATTTGCCGACCTCGTGGACAAGCTTTCGTCGATCGAGGAATACCAGGTGCTCTTCACTGCCGTCTATGGCGACGAGGGCGTGACCGAGCAACGCGTTCAGCAATCGCTCGCCCAGTTCATCAGGAGCATCCAGTCGTTTGACAGCAAGTACGACGAGGGTCGTACGATCGTCGGCAATGACGGGCCGCCTTTCCCGAACTTCACGCCCGCCGAGAATCGCGGCAAACAGCTCTTCCTCGCGCCTCCGGGGCAGGGCGCCGGCTGCGCGGGTTGCCACAGGCCGCCCGAGTTCGATATCGATCCGAACTCCGGGAACAACGGGGTGGTCGGATCCTTCTCGGGCGGAAACGACTTCGCCGTCACCCGCTCGCCAAGTCTGCGTGACCTCGTCGACGAGAACGGAGCCCCGCACGGCGGCTTCATGCACACCGCGCAGTTCGCGACCTTGGCGCAGGTGATCAACCACTACAACGCGATCCCGGCGGTAGTCACCGGACTTGACCGGCGTCTGACCCGCCCCGGTGGTCCCGGCCAGCCACCGCAGCCGCAACGTTTGAATCTGACGGTCCAGGAGCGGGGTGATCTGGAAGCGTTTCTTGAAACCCTCACCGGAAGTTCCATTTACACCGATCCGAAGTGGTCGGATCCGTACGGGGCGGACGGCTTGCTCTCTCTGGTGGTGCTGCCTTCCGAAGGGTTGGGCATCCAGTTCGCGGGATCCGGAGCTTCCCGAGGTCTCACAGTCCGCATGACGGGAGTCCCGAATGTCGATTATGTGTTCCAGTGGAGCAATCAACTCGACAGCTGGAACTCGTTTCCCGTCACGGCTGACCCGAACGGCAACGTCGTGGTGGCGATTCCCGCACCCGAAGGTCAGCCCAACGGTTTCTATCGTTTTGCTTACGAACCCGAGGCCGCCGAGTAA
- a CDS encoding DUF1328 family protein — MLRWALIFLVVAIIAAVFGFGGIAAGAAEIAKIIFYIFIVLLVLSLILNAVKR, encoded by the coding sequence ATGCTACGATGGGCTCTTATCTTTCTCGTGGTGGCGATCATCGCCGCCGTCTTCGGATTTGGTGGCATCGCGGCTGGAGCCGCGGAAATCGCCAAGATCATTTTCTACATCTTCATTGTCCTGCTGGTCCTTTCCCTGATCCTGAATGCAGTCAAAAGATAG
- a CDS encoding M20 family metallopeptidase, protein MDSDLTDRLVALSRDLILIPSTDSQPQERARAFSFFRNHLEPLDHIRIERHESGNYESLVVLPADVQHAEILMIGHLDVIEHPDLDLYRSHIKDGRLYGPGAGDMKGALAIMLKLFCDLHRAQPGIPLGMVITSDEERGGEHGVGYLVREAGLRAKHAIVPDGGSIHNVTVEEKGIAHLRVHTVGKAAHAARPWLSDNAATRLATALARLPAAFPIPTNLEGEHWQPTCSLTTLHTPNRTLNCIPDRADATLDLRFPPPHRLADILDRLQDILGPEVTLETVVAAEPSQLNPDPLWFDITEEITGEPVREVRASGGSDARFLCQAGVQTIVARPEVGNLHAADEWIDIRSMATFYEIARYYILRSLA, encoded by the coding sequence ATGGACTCCGACCTCACCGACCGCCTCGTTGCCCTGTCGCGCGACCTGATTCTCATTCCGAGTACGGACAGCCAGCCCCAGGAGCGGGCGCGCGCGTTCTCGTTTTTCCGGAATCACCTGGAACCGCTCGACCACATCCGCATCGAGCGCCATGAGTCTGGAAACTACGAGTCGCTGGTGGTCTTGCCCGCCGACGTTCAGCACGCGGAGATTCTGATGATCGGCCACCTCGACGTGATCGAACACCCGGACCTCGACCTTTACCGATCGCATATCAAGGACGGAAGGCTCTACGGCCCGGGAGCTGGTGACATGAAGGGGGCCCTGGCCATCATGCTGAAACTCTTCTGTGACCTTCACCGGGCACAGCCGGGGATCCCGCTGGGCATGGTGATTACCTCGGACGAAGAACGAGGAGGCGAGCACGGGGTCGGATATCTCGTCAGGGAGGCGGGATTGAGGGCGAAACATGCGATCGTACCAGACGGCGGCTCGATCCACAATGTAACGGTCGAGGAGAAGGGCATCGCCCACCTACGCGTCCACACTGTCGGAAAGGCGGCCCATGCCGCACGCCCGTGGCTCTCAGACAACGCGGCCACACGCCTCGCGACCGCACTCGCCCGGCTGCCGGCGGCTTTCCCCATCCCAACCAATCTTGAAGGCGAGCACTGGCAGCCGACTTGTTCTCTGACCACCCTCCACACGCCGAACCGGACCTTGAACTGCATCCCGGACCGGGCCGACGCCACGCTGGACCTGCGCTTTCCTCCACCCCATCGACTTGCCGACATTCTGGACCGATTGCAGGATATCCTCGGACCGGAAGTTACTCTCGAAACCGTAGTCGCCGCCGAACCGTCGCAGCTCAACCCGGATCCGCTCTGGTTCGATATCACCGAAGAGATCACCGGCGAACCGGTCCGCGAGGTCCGCGCCTCGGGTGGCAGTGACGCCCGCTTCCTTTGTCAGGCGGGAGTCCAGACCATCGTCGCCCGCCCCGAAGTCGGAAACCTCCATGCGGCCGACGAGTGGATCGACATCCGGAGCATGGCGACCTTCTACGAGATCGCACGCTATTACATCTTGCGCTCGCTTGCCTGA
- a CDS encoding NAD(P)/FAD-dependent oxidoreductase: MTGEVAIIGAGMSGLAAAHSLASAGIPTRVFEKSRGFSGRAATRRRAGCCYDHGANFFRLDDPVVARLVRDRLPTDDLVRIKKPVWVFGHDGRIREGDRVENAEPAWSYRQGISTLGKLLHAASPGSVVERECRVGRVERSSGAWRIRDESGQEKGEFAKVLVTAPAPQARELVAGSGAEISLAGIDYAPQFSFVLGFCREVEPRRSYHALLNEDRRHAIAWIGFEEDKAGHVPSGQTILVVQMSPDWTMRNMEVDRETLLPEVMRELRSVLPVPDPEWWDSQRWRYALPKKSWDASSLKPLEDDGLFFAGDGQAGKGRIALAIRSGIDVAERMLV; the protein is encoded by the coding sequence ATGACGGGAGAGGTCGCGATCATCGGAGCCGGAATGTCGGGCCTTGCGGCAGCCCACTCGCTGGCTTCAGCGGGAATCCCGACGCGGGTATTTGAAAAAAGCCGCGGGTTCTCGGGACGAGCCGCAACCCGAAGACGGGCCGGTTGTTGCTACGATCACGGGGCCAACTTCTTCCGACTCGATGATCCCGTTGTGGCCCGGCTCGTCCGGGATCGGCTCCCCACCGATGACCTGGTCCGGATCAAGAAGCCGGTCTGGGTCTTCGGTCACGATGGCAGGATCCGGGAAGGGGACCGGGTGGAGAACGCCGAGCCGGCCTGGAGCTATCGCCAAGGCATCAGCACTTTGGGGAAGCTGCTCCATGCGGCGTCCCCGGGCTCGGTGGTCGAGAGGGAGTGTCGGGTCGGCCGTGTCGAGCGCTCGTCCGGAGCTTGGCGGATCCGGGACGAGTCCGGGCAAGAGAAGGGCGAATTCGCCAAGGTGCTCGTCACGGCACCCGCTCCGCAGGCACGAGAACTGGTTGCCGGCAGCGGCGCCGAAATCTCCTTGGCTGGGATCGACTACGCGCCCCAATTCTCCTTCGTGCTCGGCTTCTGCCGGGAGGTCGAACCCCGGCGATCCTATCACGCACTTCTGAATGAGGATCGCCGCCACGCGATCGCATGGATCGGCTTTGAAGAGGACAAGGCAGGGCATGTCCCCTCAGGACAGACCATTCTTGTCGTGCAGATGTCTCCCGATTGGACGATGCGCAACATGGAGGTGGATCGAGAGACACTCCTGCCTGAGGTGATGCGGGAATTGCGATCCGTCCTGCCCGTGCCTGATCCGGAGTGGTGGGACAGCCAGCGCTGGCGCTATGCCCTTCCGAAGAAATCGTGGGACGCGTCTTCCCTGAAGCCGCTCGAGGATGACGGGTTGTTCTTTGCCGGCGACGGTCAGGCCGGGAAGGGGCGGATTGCCTTGGCGATTCGGTCGGGCATCGACGTCGCCGAACGCATGCTGGTGTAG
- a CDS encoding HAMP domain-containing sensor histidine kinase → MKRRVQFPLMAKMLMWLLLHLAVLAGAFAVFVGWQLQLGLDSLLSGASGDRLKALGSGIAAELRESPRTEWPGIVESHTESYGVQAVLLIGVPKPVVGEGIEIPPDIDERMRSFARGKPGGGGDGARPQGPGDRLGPPGSGADRPLPPRRGIGPDSAGPGPDSVRQGPDSTRQGPETQPLFLTRASSGDGYWAGIDLPLFRPGRDRPLHGMLLLRSDDPSAGGLFFDLRPWLLGGLAVLAVSLLLWAPFVLGITRYASRLSKVTDQIAQGHFESRVGRKRRDELGSVGESIERMSDRLDHLLRGQKRFLGDVAHELCSPLARIRTGLGILDHKLSADSEKERLASIEEDVEELSELVSEVLAFTRAETAPESVKYEAVKLREMVEMAMHRECPGHSVELALPEDLEVSADRRLLGRAIANIMRNANRHGGADCRIAVRARKRKSSNDVLLTIGDSGPGVAAEDAEKLFEPFFRPDTARTREAGGVGLGLAIVRSAVEACGGSIRAGRSDLGGLEVRIELAAV, encoded by the coding sequence ATGAAACGCCGGGTCCAGTTTCCGCTGATGGCGAAAATGCTGATGTGGCTGCTGCTGCATCTGGCGGTGCTTGCCGGGGCCTTCGCGGTGTTTGTCGGATGGCAGCTCCAGTTGGGCTTGGATTCGTTGCTGAGTGGTGCATCCGGTGACCGGCTGAAGGCTCTCGGATCGGGGATTGCCGCCGAACTCCGGGAATCTCCCAGAACCGAATGGCCGGGAATTGTCGAATCTCACACCGAGTCCTACGGCGTTCAGGCCGTCCTGTTGATCGGGGTGCCCAAGCCCGTCGTGGGAGAAGGCATCGAGATTCCTCCGGATATCGATGAGAGAATGCGCAGCTTCGCCCGGGGCAAACCCGGAGGGGGTGGCGACGGTGCCCGGCCCCAGGGGCCCGGGGACAGGCTGGGCCCGCCGGGTTCGGGCGCTGATCGTCCGCTGCCGCCCCGTCGCGGTATCGGGCCGGACTCGGCAGGTCCGGGCCCAGACTCGGTGAGGCAGGGTCCGGATTCAACGAGGCAGGGACCGGAGACCCAGCCTCTGTTCCTCACTCGGGCGTCTTCAGGCGATGGCTACTGGGCGGGAATCGACCTGCCGCTGTTTCGACCCGGGCGGGACCGCCCGCTCCATGGTATGCTGCTCCTGCGTTCCGATGACCCGTCGGCTGGGGGCTTGTTCTTCGATCTTCGCCCATGGTTACTTGGCGGGTTGGCAGTGCTTGCCGTGAGCCTCCTGCTCTGGGCTCCTTTCGTGCTCGGAATCACGCGATACGCATCACGCCTTTCGAAAGTCACGGACCAGATCGCCCAAGGGCACTTCGAGTCGAGGGTGGGGAGGAAACGTCGCGACGAACTAGGCTCGGTCGGAGAGTCGATTGAACGCATGTCGGACCGCTTGGATCACCTACTGCGCGGCCAGAAGCGGTTCCTTGGTGATGTAGCCCACGAGCTGTGTTCGCCCCTTGCCCGGATTCGCACCGGCTTGGGCATCCTGGACCACAAACTATCCGCCGACTCCGAGAAGGAGCGTTTGGCCTCGATCGAGGAAGACGTCGAAGAGCTTTCCGAATTGGTTTCCGAGGTGCTGGCATTCACCCGTGCCGAGACCGCTCCGGAAAGCGTCAAATACGAGGCTGTGAAGCTCCGGGAAATGGTGGAGATGGCGATGCACCGCGAGTGTCCGGGGCATTCGGTCGAACTCGCCTTGCCGGAAGATCTGGAAGTATCGGCCGATCGACGTTTGCTCGGTCGGGCCATCGCCAACATTATGCGGAACGCCAATCGGCACGGCGGTGCCGATTGCAGGATCGCCGTCCGTGCCCGCAAGAGAAAGTCGTCCAATGACGTGCTGCTGACCATCGGAGACAGTGGCCCCGGGGTTGCTGCTGAAGATGCCGAGAAGCTTTTCGAGCCTTTCTTCCGTCCGGACACAGCCCGCACCCGCGAAGCGGGAGGGGTAGGGCTCGGTTTGGCGATCGTCCGTAGCGCGGTCGAAGCCTGCGGTGGCAGCATTCGAGCCGGACGTTCGGACCTGGGCGGGCTGGAGGTTCGGATCGAGCTTGCCGCGGTTTAA
- the ppk2 gene encoding polyphosphate kinase 2: protein MGKEHDDPLDKKTYKKELRRLQIELCKLQSWVVETGAKIVVIFEGRDTAGKGGVIKRIMEEVSPRVFRVVALPAPTEKEQTQFYFQRYAAHLPSAGEVVIFDRSWYNRAGVEPVMGFCTQEEYEEFLLMCPSWEIGLIRSEIRLIKYFLVVSHDQQLERFESRIEDPTKQWKLSPLDVKARTHWYDYSRAYDRMFTATDTSHAPWHLVRSDDKKRARLNCISHLLDQIPYEDVPKEKVELPPLQDSKGFSDELVLKERNFVEEKF, encoded by the coding sequence ATGGGCAAGGAGCACGACGATCCGCTGGACAAGAAAACCTACAAGAAAGAGCTGCGCCGTTTGCAGATCGAACTCTGCAAGCTCCAGTCGTGGGTGGTTGAGACCGGCGCCAAGATCGTCGTGATCTTCGAAGGTCGCGATACCGCCGGGAAGGGCGGTGTGATCAAGCGCATCATGGAAGAAGTCAGCCCCCGGGTGTTTCGCGTGGTGGCGCTTCCCGCGCCGACGGAGAAAGAGCAGACCCAGTTCTACTTCCAGCGCTATGCCGCGCACCTGCCGTCGGCGGGTGAGGTCGTGATCTTCGACCGGAGCTGGTACAACCGGGCCGGTGTCGAGCCGGTCATGGGCTTCTGCACGCAGGAGGAGTACGAGGAGTTTCTGCTGATGTGCCCGTCTTGGGAAATCGGTCTGATCCGGTCCGAAATCCGCCTGATCAAATACTTCCTCGTGGTCAGCCACGATCAGCAGTTGGAACGATTCGAGTCACGCATCGAGGATCCGACCAAACAGTGGAAGCTCAGCCCGCTGGATGTGAAGGCAAGGACCCATTGGTACGACTACTCCCGCGCCTACGACCGGATGTTTACCGCGACCGACACGTCCCACGCTCCGTGGCACCTGGTCCGTTCGGATGATAAGAAGCGAGCCCGATTGAACTGCATCTCCCACCTCCTCGATCAAATTCCTTACGAGGATGTGCCAAAGGAGAAAGTGGAGTTGCCGCCACTTCAGGATTCCAAGGGTTTCTCCGACGAACTGGTGTTGAAGGAGCGCAACTTCGTCGAAGAGAAGTTCTGA
- a CDS encoding peroxidase family protein, translating into MNTKPIPIIALATCCTVVAGTRSPEHRPPGIPMPRPKEEAKLAEPAPGEPATIFPQEFRTIDGSNNHLDRPEWGMVDQPFRRRLRPDYSDGFGTPAGAVRPSAREISNAVAAQDEDQPNRRGATDFLWQWGQFLDHDIDETPVLDPPEPFDIPVPAGDPWFDPFGSGDVLIALDRSFYVQPNGIREQINGITAYIDASNVYGSDTVRAYALRRLDGTGMLKTTPSDHGDLLPYNEGGHANAPEPSSRWFIAGDVRANEQAALTAMHTLFVREHNHWALAYREANPSATEDEVYEFARMIVGAEMQHITYTEFLPLLLGPDSLPPYRGFRPELDPSILNEFATAAYRFGHSLLPTTIRRINADGSTDKNGDLELAEAFFDPSIIEDGGIDTLLRGLASQRCQELDGRLVDGVRNFLFGPPGAGGFDLASLNIQRGRDHGLPSYNDARRQLGMPPARNFRDVHPDRRVADRLAEVYTSVEDIDLWVGGLCEPHVPEAMVGPVFHRILTEQFIRLRDGDRFFYRSALEPETLALVEQETLASVIRRNTELGEELQDNVFLVPDAGRGPRRSIRR; encoded by the coding sequence ATGAATACCAAGCCCATCCCCATCATTGCCCTGGCGACCTGCTGCACGGTCGTCGCAGGAACCCGCAGCCCGGAGCATCGCCCTCCCGGTATTCCAATGCCCCGCCCCAAGGAGGAGGCCAAACTCGCCGAGCCGGCACCCGGCGAACCTGCCACAATATTCCCGCAGGAATTCAGGACCATCGACGGCAGCAACAACCACCTCGATCGCCCCGAATGGGGCATGGTCGACCAACCGTTCCGTCGACGGCTTCGACCCGACTACAGCGATGGCTTCGGGACGCCCGCCGGGGCCGTGCGGCCGTCGGCACGGGAGATCAGCAATGCCGTTGCCGCGCAGGACGAGGACCAACCGAACCGACGGGGGGCGACCGACTTCCTCTGGCAGTGGGGTCAGTTTCTCGATCACGATATCGATGAAACGCCGGTGCTCGATCCTCCGGAGCCCTTCGACATCCCCGTGCCTGCTGGAGACCCGTGGTTCGATCCGTTCGGTTCGGGAGACGTCCTGATTGCTCTCGATCGTTCGTTCTACGTCCAACCCAACGGCATCCGGGAACAGATCAACGGAATCACCGCCTACATCGATGCGTCGAACGTCTACGGATCGGATACGGTTCGCGCCTATGCCCTGCGTCGCCTCGATGGCACCGGCATGCTCAAGACCACTCCGTCGGATCACGGCGACCTTCTTCCCTACAACGAAGGGGGGCACGCCAACGCACCGGAGCCCTCTTCCCGTTGGTTCATCGCCGGTGATGTGCGAGCCAACGAACAGGCCGCGCTCACCGCGATGCACACCCTCTTCGTCCGCGAGCACAACCATTGGGCGCTGGCCTACAGGGAAGCCAATCCGTCGGCGACGGAAGACGAGGTCTACGAGTTCGCGCGGATGATCGTCGGCGCCGAGATGCAACACATCACCTACACCGAATTCCTTCCGCTGCTGCTTGGGCCCGACTCCCTGCCTCCCTATCGCGGCTTCAGGCCGGAGCTCGACCCGTCGATCCTCAACGAATTCGCGACCGCGGCCTACCGCTTCGGCCACAGCCTGCTGCCGACCACGATCCGGCGCATCAACGCCGACGGATCGACAGATAAAAATGGCGACCTCGAGCTCGCCGAGGCGTTCTTTGACCCATCGATCATCGAGGATGGAGGAATCGACACGCTGCTCCGCGGACTCGCTTCCCAACGCTGTCAGGAGCTCGACGGCCGACTGGTCGATGGCGTGCGCAACTTTCTCTTCGGACCGCCGGGCGCCGGAGGCTTCGATCTGGCGTCGCTCAATATCCAGCGCGGGCGCGACCACGGGCTTCCGTCCTACAACGACGCGCGGCGCCAACTCGGCATGCCTCCGGCCCGCAACTTCCGCGACGTGCATCCCGACCGCCGCGTCGCCGACCGCCTTGCGGAGGTTTACACTTCGGTTGAAGACATCGATCTCTGGGTCGGCGGACTGTGCGAACCGCACGTTCCCGAGGCCATGGTCGGGCCGGTCTTCCATCGTATCCTGACCGAGCAGTTCATCCGGTTGCGCGATGGCGACCGCTTCTTCTACCGGAGTGCCCTTGAGCCGGAAACTCTGGCTCTCGTCGAGCAAGAGACGCTCGCATCCGTGATTCGTCGCAACACCGAGCTCGGCGAAGAACTGCAGGACAATGTCTTCCTCGTGCCCGACGCGGGGCGCGGTCCACGCCGCTCCATCCGGCGTTGA
- the lptB gene encoding LPS export ABC transporter ATP-binding protein, with product MPVAEPLLVAEGLRKCYGGRAVVDDVTITVAPGEIVGLLGPNGAGKTTSFYMIAGIVPPDAGLVRFGESDISRFPMHRRARLGLGYLPQEESVFRKLSVFDNLLAILETRTDLNRKEQIEKAELLLERFKITKVRKSDAITLSGGEKRRLAIARTLCTEPKLLMLDEPFAGIDPIAVDDIQSIVRELRERDGLAILITDHSVRETLSIVDRAFLIHDGKVILEGPSEILVNDPIARKHYLGEDFRM from the coding sequence ATGCCTGTCGCCGAACCGCTCCTCGTCGCCGAGGGCCTCCGCAAGTGCTACGGCGGGCGCGCCGTTGTCGATGACGTCACCATCACCGTCGCTCCCGGCGAGATCGTCGGACTGCTCGGTCCCAATGGAGCCGGCAAAACGACCTCGTTCTACATGATTGCGGGAATCGTCCCTCCGGATGCGGGACTGGTGAGGTTCGGCGAATCCGACATCTCCAGATTCCCCATGCACCGTCGTGCCCGGCTCGGGCTCGGCTACCTCCCGCAGGAGGAATCCGTGTTCCGCAAGCTGAGCGTCTTCGACAATCTCCTCGCCATTCTCGAGACCCGGACCGATCTCAATCGGAAGGAACAGATCGAAAAAGCCGAACTGCTGCTCGAACGCTTCAAGATCACCAAGGTCCGCAAGTCGGACGCCATCACGCTTTCCGGCGGGGAAAAACGGCGACTCGCCATCGCGAGAACCCTTTGCACGGAGCCGAAGTTGCTGATGCTCGACGAACCCTTCGCCGGAATCGATCCGATTGCCGTCGACGATATCCAGAGCATTGTCCGCGAGCTACGCGAGCGCGACGGACTGGCGATCCTCATCACGGACCACTCGGTTCGCGAAACCCTCTCGATCGTTGACCGGGCCTTCCTGATCCACGACGGCAAGGTGATCCTTGAGGGACCGTCGGAGATTCTCGTGAATGATCCGATCGCGCGGAAGCACTACCTTGGCGAGGACTTCCGGATGTAA